The following are encoded together in the Janthinobacterium sp. Marseille genome:
- a CDS encoding ATP-binding protein has product MRLMLILFIGLVVAHALSFWLIMRERTDATTGLMLGYLQQDVASSVALLDRLPAAERAAWLPRLERRTYSFSLEPGMAGRAPDTKLSSMIAASFVEAIGSHYRVTAHVVPGQKDRVQAQLELSDGMPLTIDMRPAGLPISDWLPLVLLLQLAALAAVTWVGVRLATRPLAQLADAADTLGPDLRASRLPEDGPLEVARAAKAFNAMQGRINTYMTERMQILAAISHDLQTPITRMRMRADMMDDSEQREKLNHDLKEMEVLVKEGVAYARTLHGTSEPPRAIDPDALLESLVFDYTDAGQELDLHGKVGHPIITRPNALRRVLINLIDNALKFSTQVEVSVSAGPEGKTTILVLDNGPGIPEEDLETVFQPFYRVEASRNRDTGGTGLGLAIAKQLTLAMNASLTLHNRATGGLEARLVL; this is encoded by the coding sequence ATGCGGCTGATGCTCATCCTGTTTATCGGCCTGGTGGTGGCGCACGCGCTTTCCTTCTGGCTGATCATGCGCGAACGTACCGATGCTACGACAGGCTTGATGCTGGGTTACCTGCAGCAGGACGTTGCCAGCTCGGTTGCCTTGCTCGATCGCCTGCCGGCGGCTGAACGTGCCGCCTGGTTGCCTCGGCTGGAGCGGCGCACCTATAGTTTTTCGCTGGAGCCGGGGATGGCAGGGCGCGCGCCGGATACCAAACTCTCCAGCATGATTGCCGCTTCTTTTGTCGAAGCAATAGGCAGTCATTACCGTGTAACTGCGCATGTCGTACCGGGTCAGAAAGATCGCGTGCAGGCGCAGCTCGAACTGAGCGATGGCATGCCATTGACGATCGATATGCGTCCCGCCGGTTTGCCGATATCTGACTGGTTGCCGCTGGTGTTGTTGTTGCAACTGGCAGCGCTTGCAGCTGTCACCTGGGTTGGCGTGCGTTTGGCGACCCGGCCTCTGGCGCAGCTGGCGGATGCGGCGGACACGCTGGGCCCGGATCTGCGTGCATCACGCTTGCCTGAAGACGGTCCGCTGGAAGTCGCGCGTGCGGCGAAGGCTTTCAATGCAATGCAAGGGCGTATCAACACGTATATGACCGAGCGCATGCAAATCCTGGCGGCGATTTCACATGATCTGCAGACACCGATCACGCGTATGCGCATGCGGGCCGATATGATGGACGACAGTGAGCAACGCGAAAAGTTGAATCACGACCTGAAAGAAATGGAAGTACTGGTCAAGGAAGGTGTCGCCTATGCGCGTACCCTGCACGGAACTTCCGAACCACCGCGCGCAATCGATCCAGACGCCTTGCTCGAAAGCCTGGTCTTTGATTACACCGATGCCGGGCAAGAGCTGGACCTGCATGGCAAAGTCGGTCATCCCATCATTACCCGTCCCAATGCCTTGCGTCGAGTACTGATTAACCTGATCGACAACGCGTTGAAGTTTTCCACGCAAGTTGAAGTATCGGTTAGTGCCGGGCCGGAAGGAAAGACCACGATCCTAGTCCTGGATAACGGGCCGGGTATACCGGAAGAAGATTTGGAAACGGTATTCCAGCCTTTCTATCGGGTTGAAGCATCCCGTAATCGCGATACCGGGGGTACCGGTCTTGGACTGGCTATTGCCAAACAATTGACGTTGGCAATGAACGCGAGCCTGACCCTGCATAATCGTGCGACCGGCGGGCTGGAGGCGCGCCTGGTGTTGTAA
- a CDS encoding POTRA domain-containing protein: MQRFIERLVAVCLTSALGQLALMPHASAADARSAGQGNPLDNLPKLEPSPAPTVTVDIQPQALDPAMQRLLASRIVPSRFKIAGVESIPFELVAAEFSPLTNREVTVAELLQAANKVTQIYQAKGYPLSFAFVPAQSFKDNIVEINVVEGYVSTVKIEGNPGASEERLRNIAEQLKADRPLSRDTFDRITSVLSLQPGMRIKATVRPPENTDGASEMTLEVSRKPVTTSFAVDTATSSLRGIFSVTENGLTPLGEQVTLSTIAPRGPSREEYVGLNYIQPIRWQGMLLQVTLSDYKGEPENQALTAQQLQSRYQTKTQRVSANLSYPLILKPTRSLTLSGGIYAVKNSSRYTLDVPAPAPSIEFSSDIRALSLELTSTEVSDRSSTQWSLGVYQGFDSMGARQVNGNIDLDFLRIKGSFTRSNQFANGYGITVSGMGQYSSNILPLSEQVSFGAKLYGLAYPVGEIAGDKGWGASLEFNRAFPYDGSYVKRIQPYVMADAAKVYVNAGRLAHSEIASVGTGVRFTDLRHYSLDLSIAQPVGEIPINASKRAPRLNLGYSYQLD, translated from the coding sequence ATGCAAAGATTCATCGAGAGATTGGTCGCGGTCTGCCTGACAAGTGCGCTGGGTCAATTGGCCTTGATGCCGCATGCCAGTGCAGCAGATGCGCGCAGTGCTGGCCAGGGTAATCCTCTCGATAACCTGCCCAAGCTCGAACCAAGCCCGGCGCCAACCGTCACCGTTGATATCCAGCCGCAAGCGCTGGATCCGGCGATGCAACGTTTGCTGGCAAGTCGCATTGTCCCTTCCCGCTTCAAAATCGCCGGCGTAGAAAGCATTCCTTTTGAACTGGTCGCCGCCGAATTTTCCCCGCTGACGAATCGCGAAGTGACGGTTGCAGAATTACTGCAAGCCGCAAACAAGGTCACCCAGATTTACCAGGCCAAAGGTTATCCGCTTTCATTCGCCTTCGTGCCGGCGCAAAGCTTTAAAGACAATATTGTTGAAATCAATGTTGTCGAAGGTTATGTCAGTACCGTCAAGATAGAAGGCAATCCCGGTGCTTCGGAAGAGCGCCTCAGGAATATCGCTGAGCAGCTCAAGGCGGATCGCCCTCTTAGCCGTGACACCTTTGACCGCATCACCAGTGTCCTAAGCCTGCAGCCGGGCATGCGTATCAAGGCAACCGTGCGCCCACCGGAAAATACCGATGGAGCTTCGGAAATGACGCTTGAAGTCAGTCGTAAACCAGTCACGACTTCATTCGCAGTGGATACCGCGACCTCGTCCTTACGCGGCATCTTCAGCGTGACCGAAAACGGTTTGACCCCGCTAGGCGAGCAAGTGACCCTGAGCACCATCGCACCACGTGGCCCTTCGCGTGAAGAATATGTTGGTTTGAATTACATCCAGCCGATACGTTGGCAGGGAATGCTGTTGCAAGTAACCCTGTCCGACTACAAGGGTGAACCGGAAAACCAGGCACTCACTGCGCAACAGCTGCAATCACGTTATCAAACCAAGACACAACGTGTCAGCGCCAACCTCAGTTATCCGCTGATACTGAAGCCAACGCGCAGCCTGACGCTGTCCGGTGGTATCTATGCAGTCAAGAACTCTTCACGGTATACGCTGGACGTTCCTGCGCCGGCACCGAGTATCGAATTCAGTTCCGACATCCGGGCACTGAGCCTGGAACTTACCTCAACCGAAGTATCTGATCGCAGCAGCACGCAATGGTCGCTGGGTGTTTACCAGGGCTTCGACAGCATGGGTGCGCGCCAGGTCAACGGCAATATCGATCTCGATTTCCTGCGCATCAAGGGCAGCTTCACCCGCAGCAATCAATTCGCCAACGGTTACGGCATTACGGTCAGCGGCATGGGGCAGTACAGCAGCAATATCCTGCCATTGTCCGAACAAGTCAGCTTCGGCGCCAAGCTATACGGCCTCGCTTATCCGGTCGGCGAAATTGCCGGCGACAAAGGCTGGGGTGCGTCACTGGAATTCAATCGGGCATTTCCATATGACGGCAGCTATGTGAAACGGATCCAGCCGTATGTGATGGCAGATGCCGCCAAGGTCTATGTGAACGCAGGCCGCCTTGCTCATAGCGAGATTGCCTCGGTGGGTACCGGCGTGCGCTTTACGGATTTGCGCCATTACTCGCTCGATTTATCGATCGCGCAACCGGTAGGCGAGATACCGATCAATGCCAGCAAGCGTGCGCCGAGATTAAACCTCGGATATTCGTACCAACTGGATTAG
- a CDS encoding Flp family type IVb pilin: MKNQIIRFMKDEEGATAIEYGLIVGLISVVIAVSVGLIGGNLQTLFTNISNALATAVGS, translated from the coding sequence ATGAAAAACCAAATTATCCGTTTTATGAAAGACGAAGAAGGTGCAACCGCGATTGAGTATGGGCTGATTGTGGGACTTATATCGGTGGTTATTGCGGTTTCAGTGGGATTGATAGGTGGCAATCTACAGACACTTTTTACCAATATATCCAACGCACTTGCTACCGCTGTAGGTTCTTAA
- a CDS encoding type II and III secretion system protein family protein, whose amino-acid sequence MKIFKVLVLVAGLTSFPALAEEMNLTVRVREQLQLKTPADLERIAVADPEVADILIIKGSNKRPGSIMLVGKKPGSTSVTAWQRNGPTKVWQVSVQSALQGLLPEEGAELQINSDSASLRGQSPSLLSHANTVAAGTQAVGKEKFLDTSTVATSGMVQIDVQIVEFSRNVLKEAGFDFIFNQNRGATFSFGLNNFSTILSSTVQTPVSQAFNLLGSTSVNARVKLIEQNGLARVLARPSLIALSGQSASFLAGGELPVPQSGGLGTTTIIYKAFGIGLTVTPTVLSANRIALKVAPEASDLDYANAIVTNNMMIPAISTRRTETTLELGDGESFVIGGLVSRTTKSNVNKVPFLGDLPILGPFFRSMQYSQDEKELVIIATPHLVKPIAKGAQLPLPGDDKERRDTPANAWSSYVMGAAGRDDLPGFSK is encoded by the coding sequence ATGAAAATATTTAAGGTCTTGGTGCTGGTGGCCGGATTGACTTCATTTCCTGCATTAGCGGAAGAAATGAATCTGACGGTGAGGGTGCGCGAACAATTACAACTGAAGACGCCGGCCGATCTGGAGCGGATCGCAGTGGCCGACCCGGAAGTGGCCGATATCTTGATTATCAAAGGTTCCAACAAACGTCCGGGCAGCATTATGCTGGTGGGTAAAAAGCCGGGTAGTACTAGTGTCACCGCCTGGCAACGTAATGGGCCGACCAAAGTCTGGCAAGTTTCGGTCCAGAGTGCATTACAAGGCCTGCTGCCGGAAGAAGGCGCCGAGCTGCAAATTAATTCCGATAGCGCCAGCTTGCGTGGGCAATCGCCTTCATTGTTATCACACGCAAATACTGTGGCGGCCGGGACACAAGCGGTAGGAAAAGAAAAATTTCTGGACACTTCGACCGTCGCCACCAGTGGCATGGTGCAGATCGATGTGCAGATTGTTGAATTTAGCCGAAATGTCCTGAAAGAAGCCGGTTTTGATTTTATTTTCAATCAAAACCGCGGAGCGACTTTCAGTTTTGGCTTGAATAATTTTTCCACCATTTTGTCTTCAACGGTGCAAACGCCGGTCTCGCAGGCATTCAACCTGCTGGGTAGTACCAGTGTCAATGCCAGGGTCAAACTGATAGAACAAAATGGCCTGGCACGTGTACTGGCGCGTCCTTCGCTGATTGCCTTGTCGGGGCAAAGTGCCAGCTTCCTGGCGGGTGGCGAGTTACCGGTGCCACAGTCTGGTGGCCTGGGTACGACCACCATTATCTATAAAGCCTTTGGTATCGGTTTGACGGTTACGCCAACTGTCTTGTCGGCGAATCGCATCGCGCTGAAGGTGGCGCCTGAAGCAAGTGACCTTGATTATGCCAATGCGATCGTCACAAACAACATGATGATCCCGGCGATATCCACGCGCCGCACGGAAACCACGCTTGAGCTTGGCGATGGTGAAAGTTTCGTCATCGGTGGCCTGGTTTCCCGCACCACCAAATCCAATGTGAACAAAGTCCCATTCCTGGGCGATTTGCCTATCCTCGGACCATTCTTCCGCAGCATGCAATACAGCCAGGATGAAAAGGAGTTGGTGATCATTGCGACGCCGCATCTGGTCAAGCCAATTGCCAAAGGTGCGCAATTGCCATTACCCGGTGATGACAAGGAAAGACGTGATACCCCGGCTAATGCCTGGAGCAGTTATGTGATGGGCGCCGCCGGACGCGACGATTTACCAGGATTTTCAAAGTAA
- the cpaB gene encoding Flp pilus assembly protein CpaB, protein MNKLTKIIAVILVLLAVTLAALAWWMGHRPPPPPVEVKTANMPKTAEYAVVAAAKKLEKGKQITADSVKLVTLPMTANGTYANAGDVIGKIPAVEIAADTLVTEEQLVKGLALKLAEGERAVAISVDEVVGVGNRIAAGDYVDVFFTLKKGNDVDIGQSRLLASRRRVLTYGGATMGEAQASPNALANNQTAQQSQARTAVLATPIDQVNQLLLASQNGRLTLVLRHPDDTGVADMSLFPEPKNVLRERSGLSPSDKEELKTGDNQAYAGVDLSSWAGSGSATRPYTAVSSSAAKTQSRSSNTLEVIKGTQRENVSF, encoded by the coding sequence ATGAATAAGCTCACGAAGATCATCGCTGTAATTCTTGTCTTGCTGGCAGTGACTTTGGCCGCGCTTGCATGGTGGATGGGACATAGGCCGCCGCCGCCTCCCGTAGAAGTAAAGACAGCGAACATGCCCAAGACAGCCGAGTACGCAGTTGTAGCCGCTGCGAAGAAGCTGGAAAAAGGCAAACAAATCACGGCCGACAGCGTCAAGCTGGTCACCTTGCCGATGACCGCCAATGGCACATACGCGAATGCAGGGGATGTGATTGGCAAGATTCCTGCAGTAGAAATAGCGGCGGATACCCTGGTCACGGAAGAGCAATTGGTGAAAGGGCTGGCTTTGAAGCTGGCGGAAGGTGAGCGCGCCGTCGCGATATCGGTTGATGAGGTGGTCGGTGTCGGCAATCGGATTGCCGCCGGCGATTATGTCGATGTGTTCTTCACCCTCAAAAAAGGCAATGACGTCGATATCGGGCAATCCCGCTTGCTGGCATCACGTCGACGTGTCTTGACATACGGCGGGGCAACCATGGGTGAAGCACAGGCCAGTCCGAATGCACTGGCCAATAACCAGACCGCACAACAGTCGCAAGCAAGAACAGCAGTGCTTGCAACACCTATAGATCAAGTCAATCAACTCTTGCTGGCATCACAAAACGGCAGACTGACGCTGGTACTGCGTCATCCCGATGACACCGGGGTCGCGGATATGAGTCTCTTTCCTGAACCAAAAAATGTCTTGCGCGAGCGCAGTGGATTATCGCCGTCGGATAAGGAAGAGCTGAAGACGGGTGATAACCAAGCCTATGCAGGGGTTGATCTTTCAAGCTGGGCCGGGAGCGGTAGCGCCACCCGCCCGTACACTGCGGTAAGCAGCTCCGCAGCCAAGACACAAAGCAGATCGTCGAACACATTAGAGGTCATTAAAGGAACGCAGCGGGAAAACGTCAGTTTCTAA
- a CDS encoding TadE family protein, translated as MNKKMPFSKNENGAAAIEFALVFPLFFLIFYAIITYGMIFLAQQSITLAAAEGARAALRFGTDEVRGQNAENAAIGTGSAAHWLAPRLTVTKGISTCPYSSSANNNTGVRCYTVTVTYAGYSLNPLVPLLFGPLMRVAVPSKLESKAIIQID; from the coding sequence ATGAACAAAAAAATGCCTTTTTCTAAAAATGAGAATGGTGCGGCAGCGATCGAATTCGCTCTCGTCTTCCCATTATTCTTTCTGATTTTTTACGCAATCATTACCTATGGAATGATTTTTTTGGCGCAGCAGTCAATTACGCTCGCCGCTGCAGAGGGAGCACGTGCCGCATTGCGTTTTGGCACAGATGAGGTTAGGGGACAGAACGCCGAGAATGCAGCAATTGGAACCGGTAGCGCAGCGCACTGGCTGGCACCTCGCTTAACCGTGACTAAAGGAATCTCGACCTGTCCTTACAGTAGCTCTGCCAACAATAATACAGGTGTCCGTTGCTATACCGTGACCGTCACATATGCGGGTTATTCACTAAATCCTTTAGTGCCACTGTTGTTTGGCCCATTGATGCGTGTAGCGGTGCCAAGCAAATTGGAAAGTAAAGCAATTATCCAGATCGATTAA
- a CDS encoding A24 family peptidase: protein MIAFLILLCIAIIAYDVLFRRVPNSLLLLALLVHTGYMIATGSGYAGLGVTQSLLAVVIALIVFVPLYALRVMGAGDVKFLAIVGALLGLKALFVACFIGSLVAGLHALMFYSAQMWLAMMPSGLHRLMQQVGGSSMYQRVLNARQGRKGIPYAAYLAIGVIFYLLMMWRGQ, encoded by the coding sequence ATGATCGCTTTCCTGATTCTTCTGTGCATTGCCATCATCGCTTATGACGTCCTGTTCCGGCGTGTACCCAACAGTCTGCTTTTACTGGCGCTGCTGGTACACACCGGCTACATGATAGCAACAGGTAGTGGATACGCGGGGTTAGGTGTAACTCAATCGCTGCTGGCTGTTGTCATAGCATTGATAGTGTTTGTTCCCTTGTATGCATTGCGCGTAATGGGCGCAGGAGACGTCAAGTTTTTAGCAATCGTAGGTGCGCTATTGGGATTGAAGGCTTTGTTTGTGGCGTGCTTTATAGGAAGTCTTGTCGCAGGCTTGCATGCACTTATGTTTTATAGCGCGCAGATGTGGTTGGCGATGATGCCGTCTGGGCTGCATCGTTTGATGCAGCAAGTCGGTGGCAGCAGTATGTATCAGCGCGTGTTGAACGCTCGCCAGGGACGCAAAGGCATTCCGTATGCAGCATATCTGGCAATTGGAGTGATTTTTTATCTGCTGATGATGTGGAGGGGGCAATGA
- a CDS encoding multidrug effflux MFS transporter — protein sequence MNTPFLKNALVLGLLSAIGPFAIDMYLPALPSIGQTLDVSMSAVQASLMAFFISLGIGQIIYGPISDMVGRKPPLYFGLALFAVCSVGCAMAPDIETLIVLRFLQGLGASAGMVIPRAVVRDLHTGNDAARLMSLLMLVFSVSPILAPLSGSLLIELWGWRSVFWAVTVAAVLALILLATSQAETRPREQRVDSSVRSAINAYSLLLREPHFLGLVFIGAFGISSFFAYLANSSFILIDHYGLTPRQYSIAFAANAASFIGVSQFTGRLSARFGLVPVVKVAVTAYALVMTALLAINLIGIERLDVMLVMLFVGFGFLGLVIPTTTVLALEEHGTIAGTASALMGTLQFVTGAAVMAITGLFVDGTARPMVAGIAACALLALFISWLTLRSARMRGTQI from the coding sequence ATGAATACGCCTTTCTTAAAAAATGCGTTGGTGCTCGGCTTATTGTCCGCCATTGGCCCGTTCGCCATCGATATGTATTTGCCGGCTTTGCCTTCGATTGGCCAGACGCTGGACGTGTCCATGAGTGCAGTGCAGGCCAGCCTGATGGCCTTCTTCATTTCACTGGGCATCGGCCAGATTATTTATGGTCCGATCTCGGATATGGTGGGGCGCAAGCCGCCGCTGTACTTCGGCCTGGCCTTGTTTGCCGTGTGCAGCGTAGGTTGTGCGATGGCGCCGGATATTGAAACCCTGATTGTGTTGCGCTTCCTGCAGGGCCTGGGTGCGAGTGCCGGCATGGTGATCCCGCGTGCTGTGGTGCGCGACCTGCACACCGGTAATGATGCGGCACGCCTGATGTCTTTGTTGATGCTGGTCTTTAGCGTCTCGCCGATACTGGCGCCACTGTCCGGTAGTTTGCTGATTGAGCTGTGGGGCTGGCGCAGTGTGTTCTGGGCGGTAACGGTAGCGGCGGTGCTGGCGCTGATATTGCTGGCGACCAGCCAGGCGGAGACGCGTCCGCGTGAACAGCGCGTGGATAGCAGTGTGCGCAGTGCGATCAATGCTTATAGCTTACTGTTGCGCGAGCCGCACTTCCTGGGCCTGGTATTCATAGGTGCGTTTGGCATCTCCAGCTTCTTTGCCTACCTGGCAAATTCGTCTTTTATCCTGATCGATCATTACGGCCTCACACCTCGACAATACAGTATCGCGTTTGCTGCGAATGCGGCTTCCTTCATCGGCGTTTCGCAATTCACCGGTCGCCTCAGTGCACGCTTCGGTTTGGTGCCGGTAGTGAAGGTGGCGGTGACGGCTTATGCACTGGTAATGACTGCTTTGCTGGCGATTAATCTGATCGGGATTGAACGTCTGGACGTCATGCTGGTCATGTTATTTGTCGGTTTTGGCTTCCTCGGCCTGGTGATACCGACTACGACCGTGCTTGCATTGGAGGAGCACGGCACGATTGCCGGTACCGCTTCCGCCTTGATGGGGACTTTGCAATTTGTGACGGGTGCAGCTGTCATGGCGATTACCGGTCTCTTTGTCGACGGTACTGCACGGCCCATGGTGGCAGGTATCGCGGCATGTGCATTGCTGGCCTTGTTTATATCGTGGCTGACCTTGCGTTCGGCAAGAATGCGCGGTACACAGATTTAG
- a CDS encoding collagen-like triple helix repeat-containing protein, whose product MNTNLKLNKSITSLAVLSAVLLMSGCSSTGSGSSGASLGGGVTAKATPTATPTGQIANGAGNIVTSTGNAVSDAGNAVGNLNLPIVPKQTQTDLGNVVVEGGGIVSTLGNGISKGLGQMGVIDNPVGVTVGSTGDVVKQTGVTVQSAGTLVSNLGSGQLAALAPVTAPVGGLVTKVGETVSNVSTPLTQVLTTGPVEQVTKTLSHTIVPLTSQVTTLTQSLGKTTGLGQPISNLLVTLGGTVSKVGGTVKTSGLPVVDKLGNPVITTGNTVSIAGILLHGKDGASGSFSLGSLLGGVGGEGGTVNLLSPVINIVNPILGGGLGGIGGGLGGGNLLAPVVTIVDPLLGGSLGGIGGGADVGNLLAPITTLVNPLLGGIGGGTGTGNILSPVLNIVNPLLGGVTGGTGAGGLLAPVTNIVNPLLGGVGGGAGAGGLLAPVTNIVNPLLGGVTGGTGTGGLLAPVTNIVNPLLGGVTGGTGTGGLLAPVTNIVNPLLGGVAGGAGAGGLLSPVTNIVNPIVGPLVGGTVGGATGATGTTNVLAPVTNTVASLLGGLLGKK is encoded by the coding sequence ATGAACACGAATCTGAAACTGAACAAAAGCATTACAAGCCTTGCAGTCTTGTCCGCAGTTCTTTTGATGTCGGGCTGCTCTTCAACCGGCAGCGGTTCTTCCGGTGCCAGCCTTGGTGGAGGAGTCACAGCTAAAGCAACACCAACCGCAACACCAACCGGACAAATCGCAAATGGTGCCGGCAACATCGTCACATCCACCGGTAATGCAGTATCTGACGCCGGTAACGCCGTCGGTAATTTGAATCTGCCTATCGTACCTAAACAAACACAAACCGATTTGGGTAATGTCGTAGTCGAAGGTGGTGGCATCGTTTCCACATTGGGCAATGGCATCAGCAAAGGCCTGGGCCAAATGGGTGTGATTGATAACCCGGTCGGTGTTACTGTCGGCAGCACCGGTGACGTCGTCAAACAAACCGGCGTAACAGTACAAAGTGCCGGCACATTGGTCAGCAATCTCGGTAGCGGTCAATTGGCTGCGTTGGCACCTGTCACCGCTCCAGTCGGTGGCCTGGTCACCAAAGTCGGCGAAACCGTTTCGAATGTCTCGACTCCTTTGACCCAAGTCCTGACCACCGGACCAGTGGAACAAGTCACGAAAACCCTGAGCCACACGATCGTTCCATTGACCAGCCAGGTTACAACACTGACCCAGTCGCTGGGCAAAACCACTGGCCTCGGTCAGCCAATCAGCAACCTGCTGGTGACGCTCGGTGGCACCGTGAGCAAAGTCGGTGGCACAGTAAAAACCAGCGGCCTGCCAGTGGTCGACAAGTTGGGCAATCCTGTGATCACGACGGGTAATACAGTTTCGATCGCCGGCATTCTGTTGCATGGCAAGGACGGCGCTTCGGGTTCGTTCTCCCTCGGTAGCCTGCTGGGTGGTGTAGGCGGTGAAGGTGGCACAGTCAACCTCCTGTCGCCAGTGATTAACATCGTCAATCCTATCCTCGGTGGTGGCCTTGGTGGCATCGGCGGCGGTCTGGGTGGCGGTAACTTGCTGGCACCTGTCGTTACCATCGTTGACCCTCTGCTGGGAGGCAGCCTGGGCGGTATTGGTGGTGGCGCTGATGTAGGTAACTTGCTGGCTCCAATCACAACCCTGGTGAATCCACTGCTTGGCGGTATTGGTGGCGGTACAGGAACAGGCAACATCCTCTCGCCAGTGCTGAACATTGTGAATCCATTGTTGGGCGGCGTGACTGGCGGTACGGGTGCAGGCGGCTTGCTGGCACCAGTGACCAACATTGTTAATCCGTTGCTCGGTGGTGTGGGTGGTGGCGCCGGCGCAGGTGGTTTGCTTGCCCCCGTTACCAATATCGTCAATCCATTGTTGGGTGGTGTGACTGGTGGTACGGGTACAGGCGGCTTGTTGGCTCCTGTTACCAATATCGTCAATCCATTGCTGGGCGGTGTGACCGGCGGAACGGGTACAGGTGGCTTGCTGGCACCAGTGACCAACATTGTTAACCCATTGCTTGGTGGCGTGGCTGGTGGTGCCGGTGCCGGTGGCTTGTTATCGCCAGTGACCAACATCGTCAACCCAATCGTTGGACCACTGGTTGGTGGCACTGTGGGTGGTGCGACAGGTGCAACAGGTACCACCAATGTATTGGCTCCAGTAACCAATACAGTGGCCTCGCTCCTGGGTGGCTTGCTCGGTAAAAAATAA
- a CDS encoding MipA/OmpV family protein, whose protein sequence is MLLFSPHRSKTLRNIALSVLGLSAAWTVQAQTAASPFSDLITEPGGAGLGFVTRFESSPYVGGGTRQDLLPLYLYEGEHISMQANRIGIKFVPSTEQRFDVYFKRRLEGFPEAGKVSSLDGMEVRSTGVDLGFTYRYEQPWGTLYASILHDVSNTSNGTELALEYAYDWRSGRLSLRPSLNISMRDAKLNNYYYGVRANEAIAGRPAYAPGSGTNVSLNLYGTYDLTERWRLLAGASVTSFDGKVQDSPIVRRGLQPSFFVGAAYDFGSYKKMWADEKTPTYVRVLYGRAADDGCHLARILTFKCADLDKVNPTSITGVHIGKPFIEKLNGWPLDFVGYAGLVYHNDRNLQANGVQADLFMKAYYYGLPWNHKVKTRLGWGLGVSFANRVPYTEVSSQAARDRPTSRLLNYLDPTIDVSLGDLIGSQRLKESYIGLGVSHRSGIFGSSRLLGDVNGGSNYIYTYLEMKI, encoded by the coding sequence ATGCTGTTATTTTCCCCGCACCGCAGTAAAACCTTGCGCAACATAGCGCTCTCCGTGCTTGGACTATCCGCAGCGTGGACTGTGCAGGCACAGACTGCCGCCAGCCCGTTCAGCGATTTGATTACCGAACCGGGAGGTGCCGGACTTGGTTTTGTGACGCGCTTTGAAAGTTCGCCTTATGTCGGTGGCGGCACCAGGCAGGATTTGCTACCGCTGTATTTATACGAGGGCGAACACATTTCGATGCAGGCAAATCGTATCGGCATCAAGTTCGTGCCGAGTACCGAGCAGCGCTTTGATGTGTATTTCAAACGCCGCCTGGAAGGTTTTCCCGAAGCAGGGAAGGTCTCTTCGCTGGATGGCATGGAAGTGCGCAGTACCGGCGTGGATCTCGGATTCACGTATCGCTATGAGCAGCCCTGGGGCACCTTGTATGCATCTATCCTGCATGACGTGAGTAACACTTCGAACGGTACCGAGCTGGCGCTGGAGTATGCGTATGACTGGCGCTCCGGGCGTTTGTCCTTGCGCCCCAGCCTGAATATTTCGATGCGTGATGCCAAGCTCAATAATTATTACTATGGCGTGCGCGCGAATGAGGCCATCGCCGGGCGTCCGGCTTATGCGCCGGGTTCGGGTACCAATGTGTCCCTGAATCTGTACGGCACTTATGATTTAACCGAACGCTGGCGCTTGCTGGCCGGTGCTTCTGTCACTTCATTCGATGGCAAGGTACAAGACAGTCCGATCGTACGCCGCGGCTTGCAGCCGTCTTTCTTTGTCGGTGCCGCCTATGACTTCGGCAGTTACAAGAAAATGTGGGCGGATGAAAAGACCCCGACCTATGTGCGTGTCCTGTATGGTCGTGCGGCGGATGACGGCTGTCACCTGGCACGTATCCTGACTTTTAAATGCGCTGACCTGGATAAAGTAAATCCGACCAGTATCACCGGTGTACATATCGGTAAGCCCTTCATTGAGAAACTGAATGGCTGGCCGCTCGATTTTGTCGGTTATGCCGGACTGGTGTATCACAATGACCGTAACCTGCAGGCGAATGGCGTTCAGGCTGATTTGTTCATGAAGGCTTATTACTATGGCTTGCCATGGAATCATAAGGTCAAGACCCGGCTTGGCTGGGGGCTTGGTGTTTCCTTTGCCAATCGTGTGCCATATACAGAAGTCAGCAGCCAGGCGGCACGTGACCGGCCTACCTCGCGTTTGCTGAACTACCTTGATCCGACCATTGACGTTAGCCTGGGTGATTTGATCGGTTCGCAGCGTTTGAAGGAATCGTACATCGGCCTTGGTGTCTCACATCGCTCGGGGATTTTCGGATCCTCCCGCTTGCTGGGTGACGTGAATGGCGGCTCGAACTACATCTACACTTACCTGGAAATGAAAATCTAA